Proteins from a single region of Geothrix sp. PMB-07:
- the rsmH gene encoding 16S rRNA (cytosine(1402)-N(4))-methyltransferase RsmH, which translates to MSQDDPPRQRRVRYKGTHPRRFEEKYKELAPTQHADELAKVMARGHTPAGTHRSICVAEILEVLNPQPGDVALDATLGYGGHTREILPRLLPGGRLFGVDVDPLELPRTEARLRDLGYGEDVFITRRMNFAGLPRLRAESGGFDLVLADLGVSSMQIDNPARGFTWKANGPLDLRLNPQRGKSAADLLTTLDEAALAELLVENADEPHAAAIARSVHGQPIRTTRDLADRVKAALRVDGWGDDDIKRSLQRTFQALRIAVNDEFTVLDQFLSLLPGCLKPGGRVAILTFHSGEDRRVKKAFLQGLRDGIYADAAPEPIRASPEERRANPRSTSAKLRWARLPKD; encoded by the coding sequence ATGAGCCAAGACGATCCCCCCCGCCAGCGCCGGGTCCGCTACAAGGGCACGCACCCCCGCCGCTTCGAGGAGAAGTACAAGGAACTGGCCCCCACCCAGCATGCCGATGAGCTGGCAAAGGTCATGGCCCGAGGTCACACGCCCGCAGGCACGCACCGCTCCATCTGCGTGGCCGAAATCCTGGAAGTGCTGAACCCGCAGCCCGGCGACGTGGCCCTGGATGCCACCCTGGGCTACGGTGGCCACACCCGCGAAATCCTGCCCCGCCTCCTGCCCGGCGGGCGCCTCTTCGGCGTGGATGTGGATCCGCTGGAGCTGCCCCGCACCGAGGCGCGCTTGCGCGATCTGGGCTACGGCGAGGACGTGTTCATCACCCGTCGCATGAATTTCGCCGGGCTGCCGCGCCTGCGGGCGGAATCCGGCGGCTTCGATCTGGTGCTGGCGGATCTGGGCGTCTCCTCCATGCAGATCGACAACCCCGCCCGGGGCTTCACCTGGAAAGCCAATGGCCCCCTGGATCTGCGCCTCAACCCCCAGCGCGGGAAATCCGCCGCCGACCTGCTGACGACACTGGACGAGGCCGCGCTGGCGGAGCTGCTGGTGGAGAACGCCGATGAACCTCACGCCGCGGCCATCGCCCGGTCCGTGCACGGCCAACCCATCCGCACGACGCGCGATCTTGCCGATCGCGTGAAGGCGGCGCTCCGCGTCGACGGCTGGGGGGACGATGACATCAAGCGATCCCTGCAGCGCACCTTCCAGGCCCTGCGCATTGCCGTGAACGACGAGTTCACGGTGCTGGACCAGTTCCTGTCCCTCCTGCCTGGCTGCCTGAAACCCGGCGGCCGGGTGGCCATCCTCACTTTCCATTCCGGCGAAGATCGGCGCGTGAAGAAGGCCTTTCTCCAGGGCCTTCGAGATGGGATCTACGCAGACGCGGCGCCAGAGCCCATCCGCGCCTCGCCGGAAGAACGCCGCGCCAATCCCCGCTCCACCAGTGCCAAGCTGCGCTGGGCTAGGCTTCCCAAGGATTGA
- a CDS encoding PP2C family protein-serine/threonine phosphatase, with amino-acid sequence MGTSRSCFIEVDHAQERKASQAACGDVFLSQKLEEGDRVVSVLADGLGSGIKASVLAQLTATMAARYAAENADITRAAATILETLPVCSERQIAYSTFTIVDVEARGETRVVEYDNPPFLLIRGGEVVAVPKEERRLPTADGREALLREARFTAQPGDRIVICSDGVTQARAGISGSGPSRLGWGQQALSAYLKELLQGSPGLSARQLARQVVVKALALDGQRAKDDITCGVIYLRVPREVLVLTGAPVDTARDAMLAQRARAFQGRKIICGGTTARILSRELGLSLLSRPGQLGGTLPPESQMQGFDLVTEGALTLAAVIRLLEAQEVPERFQPSPATRLAEALVDSDVIHVLAGTRINEAMQDPTLPLELDIRRNLLQRLQRVLQETYLKEVRVSFL; translated from the coding sequence GTGGGAACTAGCCGTTCCTGCTTCATCGAGGTGGACCACGCCCAGGAGCGGAAGGCCTCCCAGGCCGCCTGCGGCGATGTGTTCCTTTCTCAGAAGCTGGAGGAAGGCGATCGGGTGGTCTCCGTGCTGGCCGATGGTCTGGGCAGTGGCATCAAGGCTTCGGTGCTGGCCCAGCTCACGGCCACCATGGCCGCCCGCTACGCCGCCGAGAACGCCGACATCACCCGTGCTGCGGCCACCATCCTCGAAACGCTGCCGGTGTGCAGCGAGCGCCAAATCGCCTATTCCACCTTTACCATCGTGGATGTGGAAGCACGCGGGGAGACCCGCGTGGTGGAGTACGACAATCCACCCTTCCTGTTGATCCGGGGCGGAGAGGTGGTGGCCGTGCCCAAGGAGGAGCGGCGGCTGCCCACGGCGGATGGGCGGGAGGCGCTCCTGCGCGAGGCACGCTTCACGGCCCAGCCGGGGGACCGCATCGTGATCTGCTCAGATGGTGTGACCCAGGCCAGGGCGGGAATTTCGGGCAGTGGGCCTTCGAGGCTGGGCTGGGGGCAGCAGGCCCTATCCGCCTACCTGAAGGAGCTGCTCCAGGGCAGTCCAGGGCTCTCCGCCCGGCAGCTGGCGCGGCAGGTGGTGGTGAAAGCCCTGGCGCTGGATGGTCAGAGGGCCAAGGACGACATCACCTGCGGGGTGATCTACCTGCGTGTGCCCCGGGAGGTGCTGGTGCTCACGGGGGCGCCGGTGGACACCGCCAGGGACGCGATGTTGGCCCAGCGGGCCCGTGCCTTCCAAGGCCGGAAGATCATTTGCGGGGGCACCACCGCCCGGATCCTCAGCCGTGAGCTGGGGCTGTCCTTGCTGAGCCGACCGGGGCAACTGGGGGGAACCCTGCCACCGGAATCGCAGATGCAGGGCTTCGACCTGGTGACCGAAGGCGCCCTCACCCTGGCCGCGGTCATCCGCCTGCTGGAAGCACAGGAAGTTCCTGAGCGGTTCCAGCCCAGCCCCGCCACGCGCCTTGCGGAGGCCCTGGTGGACAGCGATGTCATCCACGTTCTGGCGGGAACCCGCATCAATGAGGCCATGCAGGATCCCACCTTGCCGCTGGAGCTGGACATCCGTCGCAACTTGCTCCAGCGGCTTCAGAGGGTGCTTCAGGAGACCTATCTGAAGGAAGTTCGGGTGAGTTTCCTTTGA
- a CDS encoding [Fe-Fe] hydrogenase large subunit C-terminal domain-containing protein, with the protein MDDPLIPLFRTPIYTEKARCQDCYKCVRACPVKAIKVVEDSATVMAERCVYCGTCVNVCPVGAKKVRDDLELARRLLRRKERVVLSLAPSFVTEFPGLEPRQLIHALRNLGFWAVSETALGAQAVSSACALALEKGGPGVHVSTACPTVVELIRRYHVEQLPLLTPLLSPLLAHCKLLRQEYGEDIGIVFVGPCIAKKLEADGRPDLLNLALTFADLHRWLEEEGVDPAACEPTELDRFQPTLARDGALYPADGGMTRSIAQRGRPEGVTFMAFSGIHSLQGALAGLKEIPDQKLFLELLACEGGCVNGPQVRRTCGTALKWMQVMGYAAGTGESVPTAVPALELDLRAEATADPVVHVAYDAERIQGALRRVGKTLPEDELNCGGCGYDTCRNLAEALLEERAEPNMCVSYMRKLAMNKANTLIRSMPAGVVLVDENLHVIECNRRFAETLGGDTPDVFDVKPGLGGADLGRLAPELKGFFARGLEKEVSALRREVQVGDRILRLTVFTIEAGRLVGGVLQDITEPAVQREQVLQQAQEVIRKNVATVQKIAFLLGENAAETEMMLESLSSSFRNTPSPLGGPASSEDARRGN; encoded by the coding sequence GTGGACGATCCGCTGATTCCGCTCTTTCGCACGCCCATCTACACCGAGAAGGCCCGCTGCCAGGACTGCTACAAGTGTGTGCGGGCCTGCCCGGTCAAGGCCATCAAGGTGGTGGAGGACAGCGCCACGGTGATGGCGGAGCGGTGCGTGTACTGCGGCACCTGCGTGAATGTCTGCCCTGTGGGCGCCAAGAAAGTCCGCGATGATCTGGAGCTGGCCCGGCGCCTGCTGCGGCGCAAGGAGCGGGTGGTGCTGAGCCTGGCGCCCTCCTTCGTGACGGAGTTCCCGGGCCTGGAACCGCGCCAACTCATCCATGCCCTCCGGAATCTTGGTTTCTGGGCTGTGTCGGAAACGGCCCTGGGCGCCCAGGCGGTGTCCTCGGCCTGCGCCTTGGCCCTGGAAAAGGGCGGACCTGGCGTCCATGTGTCCACGGCCTGCCCCACGGTGGTGGAGCTGATCCGCCGCTACCACGTGGAGCAGCTGCCCCTGCTCACGCCTCTGCTCTCACCGCTGCTGGCGCACTGCAAGCTGCTGCGCCAGGAGTACGGCGAGGACATCGGCATCGTGTTCGTGGGCCCCTGCATCGCCAAGAAGCTGGAGGCGGACGGCCGACCCGATCTGCTGAACCTGGCCCTCACCTTCGCCGACCTGCACCGCTGGTTGGAGGAGGAAGGCGTTGATCCCGCAGCCTGTGAACCCACGGAGCTGGATCGCTTCCAACCCACGCTGGCCCGGGATGGGGCGCTCTATCCGGCCGATGGTGGCATGACCCGCAGCATCGCGCAGCGGGGCCGACCCGAGGGCGTCACCTTCATGGCCTTCTCTGGCATCCACTCCTTGCAGGGGGCCCTGGCGGGTTTGAAGGAGATCCCGGATCAGAAGCTCTTCCTGGAACTGCTGGCCTGCGAAGGGGGCTGCGTCAATGGCCCGCAGGTGCGGCGCACCTGCGGCACAGCCCTGAAGTGGATGCAGGTGATGGGCTATGCCGCGGGCACTGGTGAATCAGTGCCAACAGCAGTGCCAGCGCTGGAGCTGGACCTTCGCGCCGAGGCCACCGCCGATCCCGTGGTGCACGTGGCCTACGATGCCGAGCGCATCCAGGGCGCTCTGCGGCGGGTAGGCAAGACGCTGCCCGAGGATGAGCTCAACTGCGGCGGCTGCGGCTACGACACCTGCCGCAATCTGGCCGAGGCCCTGCTGGAGGAGCGGGCCGAGCCCAACATGTGCGTGTCCTACATGCGCAAGCTCGCCATGAACAAGGCCAACACATTGATCCGCTCCATGCCCGCGGGAGTCGTGCTGGTGGACGAAAACCTGCACGTCATCGAGTGCAACCGGCGATTTGCGGAAACCCTGGGCGGCGACACGCCGGATGTCTTTGACGTGAAGCCGGGCCTGGGCGGTGCCGACCTGGGCCGCCTGGCGCCGGAGCTCAAGGGCTTCTTCGCCCGGGGCCTCGAAAAGGAGGTGTCGGCCCTGCGGCGCGAGGTGCAGGTGGGCGACCGCATTCTCCGCCTCACGGTGTTCACCATCGAGGCGGGGCGCCTGGTGGGTGGCGTGCTGCAGGACATCACCGAGCCCGCCGTGCAGCGGGAGCAGGTGCTCCAGCAGGCTCAGGAGGTCATCCGGAAGAACGTGGCCACGGTGCAGAAGATCGCCTTCCTGCTGGGCGAGAACGCCGCGGAAACGGAGATGATGCTGGAATCGCTATCGTCGTCGTTCCGAAACACACCCTCCCCCCTGGGCGGACCAGCGTCCTCCGAGGATGCCCGCCGTGGGAACTAG
- a CDS encoding TonB-dependent siderophore receptor — MKPSRLSLLLALGLPLGAQSPTDQQKIDQELLDLLNTPVSVASKKAESVAQAPGIVTVISRAELEGFAAKSLGEVMSRVVGTAFLSPDVFSNQSVVVRGQENTPYNNHILVLLNGRPLRDPISGGLNGAIWNAVPLAALDHLEIIRGPGSVLYGSCAYSAVVNLVTRNTKESGLGGSVTLSGGAYGGLGQQDHVTFRDGGFQGMVSASTYRDKGPEYAFTDYDGHHNEHPFDRRTTGVLTNLSYQGFTLNAYQGSFQTYALNGGSEDWDPANYQRQVLSQMDLGYSKELNSLVTLGANVTYNKMNWSTEPVTNPVETSANALLYEGTLQVRPFEGFNIVFGAGGEKASWNGTGLLVLGDQTSSFLYTQLDYRIKAVKLIGGVQYNKLENIHGKASPRLGVVVDFTPEFGGKALYSTAFRKGYPLETGFNHPLFRGNLELKPELISTTEVQVFYQGKTAGLTLTYYSSKTDDTIIRKVLPFATPPPGLPPIYLKYFNGDSWKYSGFELEGKLSLSRGFMVTGSASYQTNENPAGLKDAALHPNTMVKLGAIYQSEDWSLGIFDNYSGAPKPTTLVNPGSLNVNHAAEAFQWITARLSWTPWTIGKNAIKLTLDADNLLGSAIYYPDYPNKTVNTLIPLSAGRSFTLGAGFTF, encoded by the coding sequence ATGAAACCTTCGCGGCTTTCCCTCCTTCTTGCCCTCGGGCTTCCCCTCGGCGCCCAATCCCCCACAGATCAGCAGAAGATCGATCAGGAGCTGCTGGATCTGCTCAATACCCCCGTCAGTGTCGCCTCGAAGAAGGCGGAATCTGTCGCCCAGGCCCCGGGCATCGTCACCGTCATCAGCCGTGCGGAGCTGGAGGGCTTTGCCGCCAAGAGCCTGGGTGAGGTCATGAGCCGGGTGGTGGGCACGGCTTTCCTGTCACCCGACGTGTTCAGCAATCAGAGTGTGGTCGTGCGCGGCCAGGAGAATACCCCCTACAACAACCACATCCTGGTGCTGCTCAACGGACGGCCCCTGCGGGATCCCATTTCCGGCGGCCTGAACGGCGCCATCTGGAATGCCGTGCCCCTGGCGGCTTTGGATCACCTCGAGATCATCCGGGGCCCTGGCTCGGTGCTCTATGGTTCCTGCGCCTATTCGGCCGTGGTGAACCTCGTCACCCGCAACACCAAGGAAAGCGGGTTGGGCGGTTCCGTGACCCTGAGTGGCGGCGCCTATGGCGGCCTCGGGCAGCAGGATCATGTGACGTTCCGGGATGGCGGTTTCCAGGGCATGGTCTCCGCCAGCACCTACCGGGACAAGGGCCCTGAGTACGCCTTCACCGACTACGACGGCCACCACAACGAGCATCCCTTCGATCGCCGCACCACCGGCGTTCTCACCAACCTTTCCTACCAGGGCTTCACCCTCAACGCCTACCAGGGCTCCTTTCAGACCTACGCCCTGAATGGCGGCTCCGAGGATTGGGATCCCGCCAACTACCAGCGGCAGGTCTTGTCCCAGATGGATCTGGGCTACTCCAAGGAGCTGAACAGCCTCGTCACCCTGGGTGCGAATGTCACCTACAACAAGATGAACTGGTCCACGGAGCCCGTGACCAATCCCGTGGAAACCAGCGCCAATGCGCTGTTGTACGAGGGCACCCTCCAGGTGCGGCCCTTCGAGGGGTTCAACATCGTGTTCGGTGCCGGCGGTGAGAAGGCCAGCTGGAATGGCACGGGCCTGCTGGTGCTGGGCGATCAGACCTCCAGCTTCCTCTACACCCAGCTGGACTACCGCATCAAAGCCGTGAAACTGATTGGCGGCGTGCAGTACAACAAGCTGGAGAACATCCATGGCAAAGCCTCGCCGCGCCTGGGCGTGGTGGTGGACTTCACGCCCGAGTTCGGCGGGAAGGCGCTCTACAGCACCGCCTTCCGCAAGGGCTACCCGCTGGAGACCGGCTTCAACCACCCGCTCTTCCGCGGCAACCTTGAGTTGAAGCCCGAACTCATCAGCACCACCGAAGTTCAGGTGTTCTACCAGGGCAAGACCGCGGGCCTCACCCTCACCTATTACTCCAGCAAGACGGACGACACCATCATCCGCAAGGTGCTGCCCTTTGCCACGCCCCCGCCGGGGCTGCCGCCCATCTACCTCAAGTACTTCAACGGCGATTCATGGAAATACAGCGGCTTCGAGCTGGAAGGGAAACTGAGCCTCTCGCGGGGTTTCATGGTCACCGGCTCCGCCAGCTATCAGACCAACGAGAATCCCGCCGGTCTGAAGGACGCGGCGCTGCACCCCAACACCATGGTCAAGCTCGGCGCCATCTACCAGAGCGAGGATTGGAGTCTGGGCATTTTCGACAACTATTCCGGGGCTCCCAAACCCACCACGCTGGTGAATCCTGGCAGCCTCAACGTGAACCATGCCGCCGAGGCCTTCCAGTGGATCACCGCCCGGCTCAGCTGGACGCCCTGGACCATCGGAAAGAACGCCATCAAGTTGACCCTGGATGCCGACAACCTGCTGGGTTCCGCCATCTACTACCCGGATTATCCGAACAAGACCGTGAACACGCTGATCCCGCTGTCCGCAGGACGCTCCTTCACCCTTGGCGCGGGCTTCACCTTCTGA